A segment of the Sphingomonas kaistensis genome:
TGCGCGTCCTTGTAGTCGGCAAGGAAGCCGGCGATCGCGAAGCGCAGGCGGCGGTCGAACAGCGCTGCCTTGTAGCCGATCTCGTAGCTGGTGACCTTTTCCGGTTCGAACAGGAAGTAGTCGAAGATCTCGGTCGCTTCGCGGGTGCCGTTGCCGTTCAGATCAGGCGCCGCGGTGCTGAGGCCGCGCGGATCGAAGCCGCCGCCCTTGAAGCCCTTGGACCAGCTTGCGTAGATGTTGTTGTCGGCGTTCGGCTGCCAGCTGACCGAGGCACGCGGGGTGAACTGCTTGAAGGTCTTGCCGCCGTTGAAGTCGGAGGTCAGCGCGCCGAACTGGCGGCCGGTCGGGTTGGCGGCGCTGAAGATGCCGTTAAGCGGCGTTCCGCCAAGCTCGGGCGATGCCCCGCCGATGAGATTGCGGCGGATCACCACCGCATTGCGCTTGTCTGAGGTGTAGCGGCCGCCGAGCGAGACCGAGAACTGGTCAGTCAGGTCATATGTGAGGTCGGCAAAGCCGGCCCAGGTCTTGGTGTCGACGTCGCCATAGGTCGAGGCGGTGAAGCCCGGCAGGCCGATCGCCGCGCCCTGCACGCCCAGCACCACGTCGAAAATGTTGTTGGCATTGGCGTTGAGATAATAAGCGCCGACCAGGCCGTTCAGGCGGCCCTTCTCGACCAGCAGCTGCACTTCCTGGCTGAACTGGCGGTTGCGGTAGATGGCGGGAACGTCGACGTCGGCGGCGGACAGCGCGTCGAAGTCGATCGGGGTGACGCTCTTGTCCTTGCGCCACGCGGTGATGGACTTGAAGGTGATCCCGTCGGCCAGGGCGACCTCGCCCTTGATCGAGATCCCGCCGCCGGTGACCTTCTGAGTCGGATTGACGAGGCCGCCGCGGGTGTCGAACACGTCGCCGAGCACCGGCTGGCGCGACACGACCGAGGTGATCAGCCGGTGGCCGCCACGCGGATTGCTGTCGTCGCTGCTGTAGTCGCCGGCGATCCGGATCTTGACGGCGTCGGTCGGGAACAGCTCCACCGTTGCGCGGGTCGCAAACAGGTCCTTGTTGTAGTTTTCCTGGCCCGTGGTGAGGTTGGTGCCGAACCCGTCGCGGGTCAGCCGGGCGACCGCGCCGCCGATCCGCATGAAGTCGCTGAGCGGCGTCGAGGCGCTGATGATGACGTCGCGCTGGCCATAGCTGCCGATGTTGCCGCGGACCCGCGCCTCGGGCGAATCGGGCAACGCACGGGTGACGTACTTGATCGCGCCGCCGATGGTGTTGCGGCCGTACAGCGTGCCCTGCGGCCCGCGCAGCACTTCGATCCGCTCCACGTCATAGACGTCGAGCAGGGCGCCCTGCGGACGGTTGAGGTAGACATCGTCGAGGTAGATGCCGACGCCGCCCTCGTAACCGGCGACCGGGTCCTGCTGGCCGACGCCGCGGATGAAG
Coding sequences within it:
- a CDS encoding TonB-dependent receptor, with product MRAITVRSALFASAAMFLASTPALAQEAPAAPADTATTAAANEAQTSDESATASDGEIVVTARRRAESLIDVPIAVTAYSGEQLDRQGAIDISDIGDTTPNVTLETSRGTNSTLTAFIRGVGQQDPVAGYEGGVGIYLDDVYLNRPQGALLDVYDVERIEVLRGPQGTLYGRNTIGGAIKYVTRALPDSPEARVRGNIGSYGQRDVIISASTPLSDFMRIGGAVARLTRDGFGTNLTTGQENYNKDLFATRATVELFPTDAVKIRIAGDYSSDDSNPRGGHRLITSVVSRQPVLGDVFDTRGGLVNPTQKVTGGGISIKGEVALADGITFKSITAWRKDKSVTPIDFDALSAADVDVPAIYRNRQFSQEVQLLVEKGRLNGLVGAYYLNANANNIFDVVLGVQGAAIGLPGFTASTYGDVDTKTWAGFADLTYDLTDQFSVSLGGRYTSDKRNAVVIRRNLIGGASPELGGTPLNGIFSAANPTGRQFGALTSDFNGGKTFKQFTPRASVSWQPNADNNIYASWSKGFKGGGFDPRGLSTAAPDLNGNGTREATEIFDYFLFEPEKVTSYEIGYKAALFDRRLRFAIAGFLADYKDAQVPGSAGAVINGVPTFVGVTTNAGKAEFKGIEFEGTAVIARDFAGVGSRFNLSGSVGYLDAKYKQFITNIAAFDANGTPAPTSRAQPIDVARFREIQNTPKWTNSATVDLTVPAGPGMLSANATASYRSKSTQFELPSPYLDQKGFSLFDANLTYDLGTVRIGLHGKNLFDKRYITSGYQFLTVNPVTGQPILSAAPTSPVFAVPGIAPSLGFEGVVTGFYGSPRQVFLSLDVKF